GATCTTGCGGAACGCCGCCAGCAGCCGCGCGATGTGCGGCACGGCGCGCCAGCCGTATTCGCCGCAGCTGGTCGACATCGTTTCGATGGCCTGCTCGATGGGCATGGGCTCGTAGCACATGGACCGGTACTGCACATCGATCACCAGCAGCGCCGGCCGCCGGCCGATGCCGGTCGGCGCGCCCCAGCCCGCCTTGCGATAGATCTCCAGCTCGTGCTCGGGGATGATGCCATCCCACGGGCGGGCGCGTTTCTCCAGGACTTCGGTCATGTTCTCAGATCTCCACGGACGTCGCGTCGTACTGCAGCAGCCAGTCGTAGCGCGCGCGGACGGCTTCGGTCGACCATTGCTTGTTGATATAGGGCCATGCGGTGGCTTCGTCGCCCAGATCGGGGCTATGGAAGATGCCGAACATGTTCAGCGATTCCGCCTTGGTGCGGTTCGCGCGCTCAATGCGGGCGCTGTCGTAGCGCTGCAAGGCGCCGGGTATGTTGTCGGCCCCTTGCTCCAGGCAGCGCGCCAGCACATAGGCGTCTTCCATCGTCACGTTCACGCCCATGCCCAGGTAGGGCGTCATGGAATGGCAGGCATCGCCCACCAGCGTCACCTGGCCCTGCGACCAGGCGTCCAGCGGGTCGCGCACGAACAGGCCCCAGCGGAACAGGTTCTCCGAGCCGACGAACAGATCGATGATGTCCTGGTGCCAGCCTTCGAAGTCCTTCAGCGCATCGGCCAGGTCACCTTTCTCGGACCACGATTCGGTGTGCCAGGTGTCGCTGTCCACCTGCGCGGAAAAACTGACGAACATCTCGCCGTTGCGCTGGACCGGGTAGGTCGTGACGTGGGCGGTAGGGCCCACCCAGGTCGATGCCAGCGGTTCGCGATGCTGCGGCTTGAGCTTGTGCATCGGCGTCAGGCCGCGCCAGGCCAGGGCGCCGGTATAGCGCGCCGGCGCCGGGCCGAACATCGATTGCCGCACGCGGGAATGCGCGCCGTCGCAGCCGACGACCACGTCGCCTTCGACATGGCTGCCGTCATCCAGCAGCAGGCGTGCGCGGCCATCGACGGTTTCCGCGCCCACCGAGCGCACGCCGAAATGGACCGCGTCCGGCTTGAGCGCGACCACCGCTTCGTACAGCACGCGCTGCAATTCGGCGCGCAGCACCTGGATCAGCGTATGGTCGGCCTTGGAGTCCGTGTTTCCGCGGTTGTAGACCGATTTGCCTTCGCCGGTCTTCCAGTAGCGGATCAGGCGATCCTGCGGCGGCAGGTTGATGGCCTCGAGCTTCTCCTTCAGGCCCAGCGCGGCCATGACCTTGGCGCCGTTGGCCGAGATCCACAGGCCGGCGCCCACTTCGCGCAGCTCCGACGATTGCTCATAGATATCGACGTCCAGGCCTTTCTTCAGCAGCGCGAGCGCCAGCGTCAGGCCGCCCATTCCGGCGCCCGCGATGATCACATGCGTTCGAGCCCGGGTGTTCGTGGAGTCAGACATGGGTTCTCCTATTGATAATTGTGTGGGTTATGGATGAGGTCCATGACGGCCTCAAGAATCTTGACGTAGCCGGTGCAGCGGCAGATGTTGCCGCGCAGGTAATGGCGCACGGTTTCCTCGGTCGGCTTCTCGTGGCGCGCCAGCAGGGACTTCACCGCCAGGATCATCCCGGGCGTGCAGAAGCCGCATTGCAGCGCGCCGTGCGCGATGAAGGCCCGCTGCACGGGATCCAACCGCTTGCCGTCGGCCAGTCCTTCTATGGTCGTGACTTCGCGGTCATGCGCATCCGCGCACAGCGTCGTGCAGCTGGACGTCGGGTTGCCGTCCACCAGCACCGTGCATGCACCGCACACCTGCACGTCGCAGGAGCGCTTGGTGCCCTTGAGCTGCAACTGGTCGCGCAGCACGTCGATCAGCATCTCGCAGGGTTCGACCTCGACCGACGCGGGGGCGCCGTTCAGCTTGAAGTCCACGCGCATCAGGGGAATTTCGTTTTCGGTCTGGCTCATGGCAGGCACGCTTTGATGGCTCGTTCGGCAAGAACGGAAACGAGATGGCGTTTGTAGTCGGCACCGCCATGCAGGTCGTCGTGGGCGTCGATCGCTTCCGCGTCGGCAGCAATCGCGGGAGCCAGATGGCGCCAGATGTCGTCGGCGGGCAGATCGGCGGGCAGTCCGGCCGCGGCGTCCTCGGCGCGCGCCAGCCGCACCGGGCTGGCGGCGATCGCGCCGGCCCACAGGCTCAGGCGCTGCGGGTTGTCCGTCGACCAGACGGCGCCGACGCCCACCGCCGGGCGCTCGGTGTGCCCGAAGGATCGGTAGGCGGAGCGTGTGCCCGCGGATTGCGGCGCGACCTCGATGGCGACCAGGATCTCGTCATCCTCGCGCGCGGTCACGAACTCGCCCAGGTGGAAGTCGCGTGATGGGACCTCCCGTTCGCCACTCGGTCCCAGCAACACCACCCAGGCATCCAGCGCACAGAGCATGGTGGGCGCATCCGCATGCGGCTCGGCGAAGCACAGCACGCCACC
This genomic interval from Bordetella genomosp. 9 contains the following:
- a CDS encoding FAD-dependent monooxygenase, whose product is MSDSTNTRARTHVIIAGAGMGGLTLALALLKKGLDVDIYEQSSELREVGAGLWISANGAKVMAALGLKEKLEAINLPPQDRLIRYWKTGEGKSVYNRGNTDSKADHTLIQVLRAELQRVLYEAVVALKPDAVHFGVRSVGAETVDGRARLLLDDGSHVEGDVVVGCDGAHSRVRQSMFGPAPARYTGALAWRGLTPMHKLKPQHREPLASTWVGPTAHVTTYPVQRNGEMFVSFSAQVDSDTWHTESWSEKGDLADALKDFEGWHQDIIDLFVGSENLFRWGLFVRDPLDAWSQGQVTLVGDACHSMTPYLGMGVNVTMEDAYVLARCLEQGADNIPGALQRYDSARIERANRTKAESLNMFGIFHSPDLGDEATAWPYINKQWSTEAVRARYDWLLQYDATSVEI
- a CDS encoding FAD binding domain-containing protein, with the protein product MRARKFFLHRPASLDEAIALKAEHGDAATFHAGGTELLVALKAHVLQYQHVIDLKQITALKGVRVKDDGTISIGALTSHDTIANDPIIRDALPGYAQLSEHVANIRVRIAGTLGGVLCFAEPHADAPTMLCALDAWVVLLGPSGEREVPSRDFHLGEFVTAREDDEILVAIEVAPQSAGTRSAYRSFGHTERPAVGVGAVWSTDNPQRLSLWAGAIAASPVRLARAEDAAAGLPADLPADDIWRHLAPAIAADAEAIDAHDDLHGGADYKRHLVSVLAERAIKACLP
- a CDS encoding (2Fe-2S)-binding protein → MSQTENEIPLMRVDFKLNGAPASVEVEPCEMLIDVLRDQLQLKGTKRSCDVQVCGACTVLVDGNPTSSCTTLCADAHDREVTTIEGLADGKRLDPVQRAFIAHGALQCGFCTPGMILAVKSLLARHEKPTEETVRHYLRGNICRCTGYVKILEAVMDLIHNPHNYQ